A window of the Nibribacter ruber genome harbors these coding sequences:
- a CDS encoding bifunctional 4-hydroxy-2-oxoglutarate aldolase/2-dehydro-3-deoxy-phosphogluconate aldolase: MPTKETALQAILDQGLLPLFFYEDPQVSLEIIQTLYKAGVRTLEYTNRGPAALENFKYLKQELQQYPDLHLGIGTIKTEAQANDFLKAGADYIVAPIVDPAVGSLVHEAGLLWIPGCFTPTEIHVAQQAEAALIKIFPANIVGPAFVSSIKELFPGQLFIPTGGVEMEENNFKTWFKSGVCAVGMGSKLISKDILANRQYDQLHTLTQQALHLAQTCRL; this comes from the coding sequence ATGCCAACTAAAGAAACTGCCCTGCAGGCCATTTTAGACCAAGGCCTTTTGCCTTTGTTCTTCTACGAGGACCCGCAGGTGAGCCTTGAAATTATTCAGACGCTGTACAAAGCCGGGGTAAGAACCTTGGAGTATACCAACCGCGGACCGGCCGCTTTGGAGAACTTCAAATACTTAAAGCAAGAACTTCAGCAGTACCCAGACCTGCACTTGGGCATTGGCACCATCAAAACGGAAGCACAGGCCAATGATTTCCTGAAAGCCGGCGCTGATTATATTGTAGCCCCTATTGTGGACCCGGCCGTGGGAAGTTTGGTGCACGAGGCAGGACTGCTTTGGATTCCGGGTTGCTTCACGCCTACTGAGATTCATGTAGCCCAACAAGCGGAGGCGGCTTTGATTAAGATTTTCCCGGCCAACATTGTAGGTCCGGCCTTTGTGTCTTCCATCAAAGAGTTGTTCCCGGGCCAACTCTTCATCCCTACGGGTGGCGTAGAGATGGAGGAAAACAACTTCAAGACCTGGTTCAAGTCGGGTGTCTGCGCCGTGGGCATGGGAAGCAAGCTCATCAGCAAAGACATTCTGGCCAACCGTCAATACGACCAACTCCATACCCTCACCCAACAAGCATTGCACCTCGCCCAGACTTGTAGACTCTAA
- a CDS encoding MFS transporter has protein sequence MTQTTQTNNRPMTSQEKMSRYRWTICSLVFFATTINYLDRAVISLLKPYLETEFHWNSGDYANIEIAFKVAYALGMVGVGRVIDKLGTKIGYALSTFLWSVAAVGHAFVSSTFGFGVARAFLGITESGNFPAAIKTTAEWFPQKERALATGIFNSGSNVGAILAPLSVPFIAETLGWQWAFIITGALGFIWLIFWFILYEVPARHAKLTKAEFDYIHSDVDDMAAVAIETEPKVGWARLLSFRQTWAFVIGKFLTDPIWWFYLFWLPDFLNKQYGLTGTDIALPVALVYTMSSIGSIGGGWIPMKFIKNGWPAFRARKTSMLLIAFFVLPIVFAQQLGEINMWLAVIVIGIAASAHQAWSANIFTTVSDMFPKRAVASVTGIGGMAGGLGGILLSALVQKRMFVYYESINQLETAYFIMFLICGGAYLAAWLIMHFLVPKMKPISV, from the coding sequence ATGACCCAAACTACCCAAACAAACAACAGGCCAATGACCTCGCAAGAGAAAATGAGCCGCTACCGGTGGACCATCTGTTCGCTGGTCTTCTTTGCCACCACCATCAACTACCTGGACAGGGCGGTCATCTCCCTGCTCAAACCGTATCTGGAAACCGAGTTCCACTGGAATTCTGGGGACTACGCCAACATTGAGATTGCCTTTAAAGTAGCGTATGCGCTAGGCATGGTGGGCGTGGGCCGCGTCATTGACAAATTAGGCACAAAGATTGGCTACGCGCTATCCACCTTTCTTTGGAGCGTTGCCGCCGTGGGTCATGCCTTCGTTTCCTCCACCTTCGGGTTTGGGGTGGCTAGAGCGTTTTTGGGCATCACAGAATCAGGTAACTTCCCGGCGGCGATCAAGACTACGGCTGAATGGTTCCCGCAGAAGGAGCGTGCGCTGGCCACGGGTATTTTCAACTCGGGTTCTAACGTGGGGGCTATTCTGGCTCCGCTTTCGGTGCCGTTCATTGCTGAAACCCTTGGCTGGCAGTGGGCCTTCATCATCACCGGGGCGCTGGGTTTCATCTGGTTGATTTTCTGGTTTATCCTGTATGAAGTACCGGCCCGTCACGCCAAATTAACCAAAGCCGAGTTTGACTACATTCACTCTGACGTAGATGATATGGCCGCCGTAGCCATTGAAACTGAACCTAAGGTAGGCTGGGCCAGACTATTAAGTTTCAGACAAACCTGGGCGTTTGTGATCGGCAAGTTTCTCACAGACCCTATCTGGTGGTTTTACCTGTTCTGGTTGCCAGACTTCCTGAACAAGCAGTACGGCTTAACCGGCACAGACATCGCCTTGCCGGTGGCGCTGGTGTATACCATGTCCAGCATTGGCAGCATTGGCGGCGGCTGGATTCCCATGAAGTTCATCAAAAACGGCTGGCCGGCCTTTAGAGCGCGCAAGACGTCTATGTTGCTGATTGCCTTCTTCGTGTTGCCTATCGTGTTTGCCCAGCAGTTGGGGGAGATTAACATGTGGCTGGCCGTAATTGTGATTGGTATTGCAGCCTCTGCGCACCAGGCCTGGAGCGCAAACATCTTCACCACCGTGTCTGACATGTTCCCGAAACGCGCCGTAGCCTCGGTAACGGGAATTGGCGGCATGGCCGGCGGCTTGGGGGGTATCCTGTTATCTGCCCTGGTGCAGAAGCGCATGTTCGTGTACTATGAAAGCATCAACCAATTAGAAACGGCGTACTTCATCATGTTCCTAATCTGCGGGGGCGCTTACTTAGCAGCCTGGCTGATTATGCACTTCCTAGTGCCTAAGATGAAACCAATTTCTGTGTAA
- a CDS encoding S9 family peptidase, translating to MSNSILSRRSHVAVWMLALTLSGPVMAQGTKDLNVPYQRPAESIAKLIEAPSTPSVSFDSKGDWMLVMERPGYPSIEEVAAPELRIGGLRINPAVNGASRGSSNNNLKLKKVTGGQEFTIQGLPNNAKITDVAWSPDEQHVSFLNTTTNGIELWVMNVANRTARKLTNATINDAYGNAVIWAPDSKSVLVKMVNPNRGEAPKTNTTPAGPIIQENLGKTAASRTYQDLLKNRTDEALFDYYLTSQLTQINLDGQQTKIGEQGIIRSFSTSPDGQYILVAITKRPYSYLVPANSFPYTVQVWDRQGQLVKQIADIPSGENIPVGFNAVAAGPRSVNWRPDQPATLYWVEAQDGGNDKKDVPVRDMVYMQAAPFSAKPVALAGTKLRYAGITWGNNDLALVTERWWRTRQERTTKVKPSQSGAEPVLLIERSYEDLYSDPGTPVMTKNQFGRSVLMTDKSGQNLFMISEGGSPQGNRPFLSKFNLATKKNDILWRSEAPYYERPVDVLNPEKGTFITRRESENDPPNYYLRQIGSKKLTVVTKFPHPTPELIGVDKQLLTYKRNDGVTLTATLYTPKGYKKEQGRLPMLLWAYPREFKDAASAGQVKSSPYEFTRISSGSPLFWVTRGYAVLDRTDIPIVGEGDAEPNDTYVEQLVASAKAAIDEVTKMGIADPNRVAVGGHSYGAFMTANLLAHSDLFAAGIARSGAYNRTLTPFGFQAEERTFWQAPEVYGKMSPFNYANKIKTPILLIHGEADNNSGTFPIQSERFYNALKGHGATTRYVVLPAESHGYGAKESIMHMLWEMDQWLEKYVKNKPQSQTMR from the coding sequence ATGTCCAACTCTATACTATCGCGCCGCTCGCATGTGGCCGTTTGGATGCTCGCGCTCACCTTGAGCGGGCCGGTCATGGCGCAGGGTACCAAAGACCTCAACGTGCCCTACCAGCGCCCCGCAGAATCCATCGCGAAACTAATTGAAGCTCCTTCCACCCCGTCGGTGTCTTTTGACTCTAAGGGCGACTGGATGCTGGTGATGGAGCGGCCCGGTTACCCGTCAATTGAGGAAGTAGCCGCCCCTGAACTTCGCATTGGCGGCTTGCGCATTAACCCGGCGGTGAACGGTGCCAGCCGAGGCTCTTCCAACAACAACCTCAAATTGAAGAAGGTAACCGGCGGACAGGAATTCACCATCCAAGGTCTCCCAAACAACGCCAAAATAACGGACGTGGCCTGGTCACCAGATGAGCAGCACGTTTCCTTCCTGAACACGACCACCAACGGCATTGAACTGTGGGTGATGAACGTGGCCAACCGAACCGCCCGCAAACTAACCAATGCCACCATCAATGATGCCTATGGCAACGCCGTGATATGGGCACCAGACAGCAAATCTGTGTTGGTGAAAATGGTGAATCCTAACCGCGGCGAAGCACCCAAAACCAACACCACGCCGGCCGGTCCCATCATTCAGGAAAACCTGGGCAAAACGGCTGCCTCGCGCACGTATCAGGACCTGTTGAAGAACCGCACCGACGAGGCCTTGTTTGACTATTACCTCACCAGCCAACTCACGCAGATCAACCTGGACGGCCAGCAAACCAAAATAGGCGAGCAAGGCATCATCCGGAGCTTCAGCACCTCGCCAGACGGACAATATATATTGGTGGCCATTACCAAGCGCCCTTACTCGTACCTGGTGCCGGCCAACTCGTTCCCGTACACCGTGCAGGTATGGGATCGCCAGGGCCAGTTGGTGAAACAAATCGCAGACATCCCATCAGGAGAGAATATTCCGGTGGGCTTTAACGCCGTGGCCGCTGGCCCAAGAAGCGTGAACTGGCGCCCAGACCAACCGGCCACCTTGTATTGGGTAGAAGCCCAGGACGGCGGCAATGACAAGAAAGACGTGCCCGTACGCGACATGGTGTACATGCAAGCCGCACCTTTCTCTGCCAAACCGGTAGCCTTGGCAGGTACAAAATTACGGTACGCCGGCATCACCTGGGGCAACAATGACCTGGCCCTGGTGACGGAACGCTGGTGGAGAACCCGCCAGGAGCGCACCACCAAGGTAAAACCAAGCCAGTCCGGTGCTGAGCCGGTGCTTTTGATTGAGCGTTCTTATGAGGATTTGTACTCAGACCCAGGCACGCCCGTCATGACCAAAAACCAATTCGGCCGCAGCGTCCTGATGACCGATAAGTCTGGCCAGAACCTGTTCATGATCAGTGAGGGAGGATCACCGCAGGGCAACCGTCCGTTCCTGAGCAAATTCAATCTGGCTACCAAAAAGAATGACATTCTCTGGCGGTCAGAAGCCCCATATTATGAGCGCCCGGTAGATGTGCTGAATCCAGAGAAAGGCACCTTCATCACCCGCCGCGAATCTGAAAACGATCCACCCAACTATTACCTTCGGCAGATAGGCTCCAAGAAGCTCACGGTCGTGACCAAGTTTCCGCACCCCACCCCAGAGTTGATTGGCGTGGACAAGCAGCTGTTGACTTACAAACGCAATGACGGCGTCACGCTCACAGCCACGCTCTATACTCCAAAAGGCTACAAGAAAGAGCAAGGCCGTTTGCCCATGCTCCTATGGGCCTACCCGCGCGAGTTCAAGGACGCCGCCTCTGCCGGTCAGGTGAAAAGCTCTCCGTATGAGTTTACGCGCATCAGCTCTGGCTCTCCCTTGTTCTGGGTGACCCGTGGCTATGCCGTCCTGGACCGTACAGACATTCCCATTGTGGGCGAAGGCGACGCAGAACCAAATGACACCTATGTAGAGCAACTGGTGGCCAGCGCCAAAGCTGCCATTGACGAGGTCACAAAAATGGGCATAGCCGATCCTAACCGCGTGGCCGTGGGCGGACACTCTTATGGCGCCTTCATGACCGCTAACTTACTGGCCCATTCAGACCTGTTTGCCGCCGGTATTGCGCGCAGCGGGGCGTATAACCGTACCTTGACGCCCTTCGGGTTTCAGGCGGAGGAGCGCACGTTCTGGCAGGCACCCGAGGTATATGGCAAGATGTCGCCGTTCAACTATGCTAATAAAATCAAGACACCTATTCTGTTGATTCACGGCGAGGCCGACAACAACTCAGGCACGTTCCCCATCCAGAGTGAGCGGTTCTACAATGCCTTAAAAGGCCACGGCGCCACTACCCGCTACGTGGTGTTGCCGGCAGAAAGCCACGGCTACGGCGCCAAGGAATCCATCATGCACATGCTCTGGGAAATGGACCAGTGGCTGGAGAAATACGTAAAAAACAAGCCTCAGTCACAGACCATGCGGTAA